A genomic segment from Anabas testudineus chromosome 6, fAnaTes1.2, whole genome shotgun sequence encodes:
- the LOC113165213 gene encoding C-C motif chemokine 4-like: MKTLSFTVGLLLLITLYYCAATLSTGSCCYKLFPKKIPKAAIMSITKTPRRCLEKAFVFNTPRGKVCVSQTLDWAKKAYEQQQYNNECFKKLHPLNLQ; encoded by the exons ATGAAGACGCTCAGCTTCACAGTgggactgctgctgctcatcacTCTTTACTACTGCGCTGCCACGC tgtCAACTGGATCATGCTGTTATAAATTATTTCCCAAAAAAATACCCAAGGCAGCAATAATGTCCATCACCAAGACTCCCAGAAGATGTTTGGAGAAGGCGTTTGT GTTCAATACTCCCAGAGGGAAGGTGTGTGTGAGCCAGACTCTGGACTGGGCCAAGAAAGCttatgaacagcagcagtacaACAATGAGTGCTTTAAAAAACTCCACCCACTGAACCTCCAGTAA